A stretch of DNA from Candidatus Ryanbacteria bacterium CG10_big_fil_rev_8_21_14_0_10_43_42:
TAACAATAATAACAGGATGTCCTAGTGGTATCTCCGCTAAGGACACAAGAGAACCATGCGTGGTGTCGGTAAATCCTGTTTTCCCTCCTGTAATACCCGGAATTTCTTGAGGTAGTGCATTTATGGAAGAAAGCGGGTAAAGATTACCTTCAAATGAATGAACGGTATAAGTTGCCTTGCGGGAAAATTCCCATAATGAAGGATACTGTTCCGCATATGTTACAAGAAGAGCGACGTCATAGGCGGTGGATATGTTGCTGACAATGCCGGCGTCCTCGTTAATATCGAGTCCCGTAGGATTTTGAAATATGGTGTGCATAAGGCCTATTTCATAGGCTTTTTCATTCATGAGGGATACAAATATGTTTTGACTTTCTTGAAATGATGATGCTCCCCGCAAAGTGCCGATATGTTCAGCAATGCTTGCGGCGGCATCGTTGCTTGATTCCATCATCATCATTGCGATAAGATCTTTTAAACGAAGATGGTCGCCGGGAAGAAGATTACCGGCAATGCCTTCCGTAGCGATGGCATCCGGACTTATAAAAATAAGTTCATCCGCACCTGCCTGTTCGAGGGCAACGATAGCTGTCATTATCTTGGTAAGACTTGCAATACCTATTGTTTGATTTTCATTTTTCCCAAAAATAGTTGTTTCCGAGAGAGGATCAAATACTAGTGCCGCCAGTGCTTCCACGGTTGGTGCGTCCGGCCGGACGGTCTCATGTTCTCTCAATATCTGTTCTTGTCCGAGAGATGTGTAGAGGGATGCCCGGGTGTGCGTGCGTAAAGTACTGCTCATACTGGGAATTATCGGTGTGAGGGCAAGGACGGCAATAGCCAATATAAGAGCTGTGTTTTGAGTGGGTGACATTTAGTTGCAAAAAATTAAATAATAATACAGCGATTTATGCTTGAGGCGCTATGGTGTGAGCCTCAAGTTCTTGTCTGTATGTTTCATATTCCGGCAAATCGGCAAAGGATGCAAGTCCCAAGAATTTCATAAAATCCACGGTGGGACGATAATGATATGTACGGACATCCTGTTTTATATGAATACGTTCTACAAGTCCCCGTGTGAGAAGATTACGAAGAGTAAAAGCCGAATTTACACCGCGGATATAGTCAATTTCCGGACGGCTAATGGGATGCCGGTATGCGATTATGGTAAGAGTTTCAAGCGCGGCTTTGGACATATCGCCCCATAATTCAGCTTTAATAAGCTCTTCTATGTAGGATGCGTAATGAGGAGCTGTTACCAGAGAAACATGGTTGTCTTTGGTAAGAATTCGCAGTCCGCGTATTTCAAGCATGCGTTCTAATTCTGTACATGCTTGTACCACCGTTGTTTCATCCTTTTTTGTAATGGCGGCGAGTTTTTTATGCGACACAGGGTCTCCTGAAACAAATAACAATGCTTCTATAATGCGCGCAAGTTCGCTAATATCCTGGTGACTGTGCATGAACACAGTATAGCATTTTGTCTAGGATTTATGCATAGTAATATCCCCAAAGCGTGCTTCTTGGTTTGCAAGCATGAGCCCTTGTTTTATAAGTTCCAGCATAGCAAGAAAGCTTATAATTATCTCCCCTTTTTCAACATTCCCTCGTACAAGTGAGGAAAAGGACATATGAATATTTTTTTGCATGCGTTTTTCCAGTTCTGCCATTCGTTCTTCTATGGAAATAATGACCTGAATGGTTTTTTCCGGAAGGAGTTCTTTTTGAGGTATTGCATCCATCATGGCGCGCATCATACGCATCATATCTTCTACGGTAAGTGATTCGGGAGGATAAAAAACTGTTGGCAGATCGGTAGGTAATGTTCGTGCATACATGTGTCTTCCTGCTTTTTTCAGATGCATAATATGGGAGGAAAGCTCGCGGAGACGCCGATAGACTTGAAGGCGATCTTCCAGTTCTTCAATATCCTGTTTTTCCTCCTTAGTGAGTTCCAAATGCGGTAAAAGGGATCGTGATTTAGCGAGCATAAGAGTGGCGGCAATAACCAAAAAGGACGCAACCTCTCCCGGACGAAATGACTCAAGATTTTTTACATATGCCATGTATTGATCGGCAATAACAGCAAGAGATACTTCATTGATTGAAAGTTTATTTTTATCAATGAGATCCAAGAGGAGTTCCAAAGGTCCTTCAAATGAGTCTGTTTGTATCCGATAATGCATATGCTTATTTTTTTTCTTCAATGATGCGAATTCCCAATTCGTTTAGTTGTTCTTCCGTGGCGGGGCTCGGTGCATTCATCATAAGGTCGCGTCCATCCCCTGTTTTAGGAAAAGCGATTACTTCACGTATATTCGGTTCATTTGTAAGGAGGGCAATGAGGCGATCCAATCCCCAGGCAATACCGCCATGTGGAGGTGCGCCATACGAAAGTGCCTCCATCATATGACCGAATTCCTTTTCAATATGATTTTTTTCGAAACCCATAATTTCAAATACTTTTTCCAAAAGTTCAGGCTTATGATTACGGATACTACCACCCGCAATTTCATAGCCATTGAGCGCAATATCATACTGTGACGTAATAATATCCCCGATATGTTCTTTGGCGTGAAGCCACTCTTCATGTTCGGGAATGGGACGCGAAAATGGATTATGCGTGAATGTCCATTCTCCTTTATCTGTTTTCTCAAAAAAGGGAAAATCAATTATCCAACAAAATGCGAGGAGATTCGGGTCTTCTTTATCTTTACGAAGATCGGGGCGATCTGAATTATATTTCTCTATTGCTTCTTTGTAGGTGAGGCGCGGAAAGGGCATTTCCTGAATAATTTTTTCCGGAGCGATTTTTTGCACCAGATGCGTTATTAAATCTTCATTAAGTTGCATAACATTTTCTCGTTCGGTAAATGCGAGTTCCATATCAAGCTGGGTAAATTCGGGTTGACGATCCCCTCTCGTATCTTCGTCACGCAAACAGCGCGCTATTTGAAAATAGCGTTCAAATCCAGCGGTCATTAAAAGCTGTTTATATTGTTGCGGACTTTGGGGAAGTGCATAAAATGTTCCCTGTTGGAGGCGGCTTGGAACCAGATAGTCACGTGCGCCTTCCGGCGTTGATTTTGTAAGAAGGGGTGTTTCTATTTCTAGAAAATCTCGCGCGCTTAGAAAGTCGCGTATAGTTTTTATAGCCTTACTGCGGAGAGCAAAATTTTTCTGCATACGCGCGCGTCGCAGATCAAGGTAGCGGTATTTCATGCGATGTTCTTCGCCAATGTCATACCCATCGCCGGCAATACTAAAGGGAGGCGTTTTGGCAGTGTTAAGGATCTCCACGCCCGTCACATCAAGTTCAAATTTTCCGGTGGGAAGATCTTCATTTACCATGTTATCCGGCCGTTTTTTTACGGTACCGGTTACGGAAATTACCCACTCGGAGCGTAGCGTGTCTGCAATGGCATATACACCTTTATTCCCGGCAAAAAAAACGATCTGTGCGATGTCAGATGTGTCGCGAAGGTCTATAAAAATAAGCTTTCCATGGTCGCGTCGCGTGTCCACCCATCCGGCAAGCGTTACTTCTTCGCCTTCTTTATTTACAATATCTTTAATATGTGTCCTGTTTTCCATGTCTCTAATCCTAGCAAATATACACTTAAAAACAATCTTTCCAGGCTATTTTTTGAGATTGTAAAAAGGAAAACCATTTTTATTGGAATTAATATATACCGGAAATACTTTCTTTGGTTTTTTATAGTTACATACCAGTGCCATATCATATATTTATTCTGAAACATGATGCGTGATTTTTCATGCCTGTGGTCTATTATTATCAACATGTATAAGAATATTTTGTGTATGAAAATGCTATTCTAAATGGAAGAATATAGATATGTAATTGGATTATAATATCGTTGTAAGTTTTTATGTTATGAAGGTTCTTATGTTTGGATGGGAGTTGCCGCCCCATAATAGCGGCGGTCTTGGCACTGCGTGCGCCGGCCTCGCACGTGCCCTTACCATGCGGGATATTGAGCTAACCTTTGTACTTCCAAGAAAAGTCCCTATAGATACCTTCGGTTATCGTATTATATTTGCGGCAGATCAGTTTGGACGGGATTCTTCATACATACCAGGTGCCTTGTCTCCCTACGCGACTACACCGGGCGGATGGGCTCATGGAATAAAAGGAACACGCCTTATACAAGGAGGCACGTTTATTAACGAAGTTGAGCGATATAAAATATTTGCAGGCGCGTATGCTACGCGTGTTTCATTTGACGTTATTCACGCTCACGACTGGCTGTCTATTCCCGCCGGCATTGAAGCGAAGCGTGTAAGTGGAAAACCGCTCGTTGTACATATACATGCTACCGAGTTCGATAGAACAGGAAATGGGAATATTAATCAGTATGTCTATGAAATAGAACGCATGGGTATTCAAGAAGCTGATCGTGTAATTGCGGTTTCTTGGTTTACGAAAAATATCCTCGTAAACCATTACGGTGCCGATCCGGATAAAATTATGGTGGTCCATAATGGTGTTGATGTCCCCTCTTCCGCCACAATAAGCTCATATCAGCATGTTTTGCAGGCGCACCGCGCGGCCGGCAAGAAAATAGTTTTGTATGTGGGGCGTCTTACGCTTCAAAAAGGACCTGATTATTTTCTTCGTGCCGCGAAAGATGTATTGGAGCGGGAGAAGAATGTTTTATTTGTTATGGTGGGATCCGGAGATATGGAACAGCAACTCATTGAGGAAGCGGCGCGATTTGCTATCTCTGATCGTTTTTTATTTACCGGTTTTTTAAGAGGAAACGAGTTGGGTAGTGTATTTACGGCAGCTGATTTATTTGTGATGCCGTCAGTTTCCGAACCATTTGGCATCGTGCCTCTTGAATCGCTTATTTATGGTGTGCCGGTGCTTATTTCAAAACAGTCGGGTATTTCCGAAGTATTGCGACATGCACTCAAGGTGGATTTTTGGGATAAAGACGATATGGTCAATAGCATAATTTCTGTTATACGACACCAATCCCTTCATGCCACATTATCCTCTTTGGGGAGACAGGAGGCATATGCGCAATCATGGGAACGCGCTGCCGAAAAATGTTTGCGTATATATGATAGTATTAAAGAACAGTCCATTACTACAGTATGAGTTCCGTTTGTTTTTATTTTCAGGTACACCAGCCGTTGCGCATAAAACCGTACCGTATTTTTGATATCGGTCATGACCATGACTATTTTAACGACAACAGCGATACAAATCTAAACAATAAAAAAATACTCCATAAGGTCGCGGAAAAGTGCTATATCCCCGCAAACGAAATGCTACTGTCGCTTTTGAAGCGTCATCCTGAATTTAAAGTAAGCTTTTCCATTAGCGGGATTGCACTTGAACAATTTGAACAATATGCTCCGCATGTTTTAGAATCATTCCAAAAATTAGTGGAAACAGGTCGTGTCGAGATTCTTTCCGAAACGTATTATCATTCATTGGCATCTCTTTCTTCTCCTAAGGAATTTGCGCGTCAAATACATCAGCATCGGCAGAAAGTTTACGATGTATTTAACTTGTGGCCGGATGTATTTCGTAACACAGAACTTGTATACAAAAATAGCATAGCCGAAGAGGTCGGAAAATTGGGCTTTAAAGGTATGCTTATGGAAGGTGCTGATCATATACTTGGATGGAGGAGTCCCAATTATGTTTACGCATCCCGCAGTGATAATTTTAGCATCAAGCTTCTTCTTAAAAATTATCGCTTGTCCGATGATATTGCGTTTCGATTCGGTGAGACATCCTGGCATGAATATCCCCTTACGGCCCCGAAATTTGCTCACTGGGTTAATGCGCATAACGGAAACGGTGATGTTATTAATCTTTTTATGGATTATGAAACATTCGGTGAGCATCAATGGAAAGAAACAGGTATTTTTAATTTTTTAAGCGCTTTGCCGGCGGAAATCTTAAAACATCCCGATAATTCATTTATTACCCCGAGTGAAGCTATAATGCATTACCCTTCAGTGAGCGAATTGGATGTGCCTCATCCGGTATCGTGGGCGGATATCGAACGAGATCTTTCCGCTTGGCTGTCCAATCCCATGCAGTATGATGCTATGAGAGCCATATACGCCATGGAGGAAGATGTTCTTCGTACAAAGAATCCTGTGCTCATTGCTGATTGGAGAAAATTGCAGACATCAGACCATTTTTATTATATGTGTACAAAATGGTTCGCAGATGGTGATGTGCATGCATATTTTAATCCGTATACGTCGCCTTATGAGGCGTTTATAGCTTATATGAATGTTATTGCCGATATGAATTTACGTGTGGAAAGTGCACCGAAATATATCACGTGGCCGGTCGTGATGAAGAAAATACAGGAATTTTTTAATAACTAATACAATAAACTTATGAAGACATTGGAAAAGAAAAAAGTGGTATCGAAAAAAAGAACAGTGAAAAAAACAAAAGGACATGTATGTGTTTCCGAAGCGCATGCAGAGCATTGTTTTTGGGTGCATAATGGACCAGTCATCAGTACTATTTCCGAACTGATTCAGTCGTTGCAAACCATGGCGGATGATCAATTTGATTACCATACGAAACGCGCCGGTAATGATTTTGCTCTGTGGGTTAAAGAAGTACTTGGTGATAATCAGTGTGCCGCTGTCATGAGTCGTGCACGCACGCGGGCGGGAATGCTTAAGGCATTATCGAGTCATCGCAATTCTTGTAATTAGACATCATGGCAAATTCTTTTGTATTGGGAAACGGGACTATCCTTTTATGTTTTGACGCACACGGTGCCGTTAATGATTTTTATTATCCCTATGTTGGTTCAGAGAATCATGTGGGTCATGGCAGAACGCATCGTATTGGTGTGTGGATAGACGGTGAGTTTTCGTGGATGAATGACGGTTCTTGGAACATTGAAGCCGGTTTTGAACGTGGTACGATGGCCTCCCGTATACGGGCTGTTAACGAAGGCCTTCAAATTGAAATTTCTTTTACGGACGTTGTGTATAATGAAAGCAATATATTCCTTCGGTGTGCTGTCGTTCGCAATAAAGACAAAAAAAGAAGGGAGATCAGAGTGTTTTTTAGTCAGCAGTTTTCCGTGGGCGGTACGGGTTTTGCAAATACGGTGTATGTCCATAAAGATAAAAAAACCGTTATTCATTATAAGGGGCGCAATGTATTTTTAGTATCCGGCATGCATGCGGGTACGTATTTTGATGATTATTCCGTGGGACTTGCCGAGGTGGAAGGAAAGGAAGGAACATGGAAAGATGCTGAAGATGGTATTCTCGCAAAGAATGCCATTGAGCACGGAACGGTAGATTCCACTATAGGCTTCACTCTTTCCATAGGGGCGGATAGTGAAGAAGATGTATATTATTGGGTTACCGTCGGTCATACATTAGGTGAAGCGACGAATCTTCATGAGGATGTTATAAAAAAGACCCCGGCGCATATACGAGAGAGCACTATAGACTACTGGCATGCATGGTTGTCTAAAAGATCATTCACCTTTCACGGACTTAGTAATAAGGCGGCGGATTTATTTAACACATCTCTTCTTGTTATACGGGCGCATAATGATAATCATGGCGGAATACTTGCATCCGGCGATTCGGTTATTTTGCAGTACGGTAGGGATACTTATGGGTATGTGTGGCCGCGCGACGGTGCTATTACGGCGGATGCCTTGGATAAGGCGGGTTATTTTCATATTGGTGAGCGATTTTATACGTTTTGCAACGATCTTCTTTCCGAAGACGGTTATATGCTTCATAAATATAATGCCGATCGATCGTTCGGAAGTTCTTGGCATCCATGGTTGCATGATGGAAAGCCTCAGCTGGCAATTCAGGAAGATGAGACTGCCCTTCCTTTAGCGTTATTATGGAATCATTATGAGCTTACGCGCGACTTGGAGTTTGTGGAGTTAATTTATAATTCGTTCATTGTGCGCGCGGGCCAGTTTCTTTTGGACTACAGGGATCCGAAAACACATCTTCCTCTGCCCAGCTATGATTTATGGGAAGAGCGGAACGGTATTCATTGTTTTACGGCAAGCTCTGTTTATGGTGCACTTGTTGCCGTTTCCCGATTTGCTCATTTACTTGGCAAAGAAAAGGATACGGTCAGATTTGAAAAAGCCGCCCAGTTGATGAAAGCGGCAGTTCTTAAATATTTTTATAATAAAAAAGAAGGATATTTTATTCGCTCCTTATGGTTCGAGGGTACTGATATGGTGGAGGATACCATTATAGATTCAAGTTCGGCTTATGGAATATTTCGCTTTGGACTTCTCCCCTCTCATGATAAGCGACTTGTATCGGCATTTGGATATACAAAAGAAAAATTGGGCGTTCCCTTGGGAGATCATTGGGGATTGGCACGGTATGAGGGAGATATGTATTATCGGGTACATAATAAGCAATATCCCGGTAATCCCTGGCTGGTTACCACGCTTTGGTATGTCGAATACAAAATTTCAATGGCAAAAACGGCAACGGATCTGGAAGAAATTCGTTCTATGCTAGAGTGGGTAGCAGATTATACGGGCGGCGGCGGTATGCTTCCCGAGCAAATCAATCCTTATACGGGCGATCCGTTGTCGGCACTGCCGCTTACCTGGAGTCATTCGGCATATGTGCTTGCCTGTATTGAGTATCTTAAGCGATTAAATGCACTTGGTCTCTGCATCACCTGCTACCCCATTCAAAACGATCTGTGATGTATGGGAATTACATAGATCCTGCTAAAAACGGACAACAAAAAATGTTGACACTATATTAGTTCTATAGTATTATATCTTTGAAGCAGTTCTTAAAAAAATATTCAAAAACTGAAAATATTTTTGAATATTGAAGAATAGGAGGATAGTATGGGCGTGCCGATTTCCGAGATGGATCCCATGTTTCTTTTAGCTTGTGTAGGAACAACCCTTTGGTTGATCGGCTATTGTTATTACGCTTTGCGTAACCGGAAAAAGCGAGGGATATAGGAGCAGTATAGACATATTGATTTTGGAGACGGATCCTGTTTTTTATAAGGTCAGTTTTAAACTGGCCTTTTTCTTTTTAAAAGCTTGAGTTTTCAACTTTTCCACCTACTTCCCCCTGAATCCATCTTCCCCTTAATTGTAATAAAAAAAGCCCGAGATGAAATAAATCATTAGGGACTTGGAAAGGGGTGGGGGTTCTTTATGTAAGACCCTGTATTGTCACGAATGGCCACGCGGCCAACGTTATTCCTGCATAGAAGTGCTTAGAAACTAACAATACGGGCATAGATAGAGCTTCCTAGGCGCAATGAAGGGTGGGGGAAGAATAAAACCCACCCCAGAGACTGGGACCTCGCCAAAGCACACGGCGAGTTGGAAAGGAGTCGCCTCCAACACCCGAAAGAATCTAAGAATCTTTTGAAAATCTTACGAACCCCCGTAGGCTGTATAGCGCTGTATAGCATTGAAAAAATACTTTTTCAAGAGTATGTATCCGTTCACCACATAGAAGTACATAATATAACACAATAGGTTGTATTCATTAGCTATATCTTTTTTGCAGAGCATACCTGACCATAAAAGTTGACAAAAAGTTTTAGGCTATTGTAAATTTTCTCGTGCATCTGATAAGTATTGAATGATTTCCTCTTGTCGCTCTAATAACTCCATCAACCGTTCTTCATGCCAAAGTATTACAACAGTTATTCTATCTTCATCGTTTGCTGCCATTATAACCGCATCAACGTCTTTATTCCTAATTTCTTTAACAGTTTCCTGCTTAATTTCAATATTCAGTTCTATTATATCTATAAGAGTATCTGTAAGTATTGAAAGATCTTTATAGTGCCGGTATATCAGCAAGTATTTATTTGGAATATTTGTTTTCCCCACACCATACATATCTGCAAGGACAGAAAGACTATAATCTGCCAAATCTTTATTGTTTTGAAGAATTTTTATTTTTTCTTCCAGATGAGGAGTAAGTTCATTTTGAATAACATCAATCATCTGTTTAGATATAGCAGGATCATCAATAATGTTTTAGGCACGGACATATGGCGGTTTAATTAATTGATAATCTTCCAAGAATTCGTTGGGCGTTTTTCCGTTTAAACCGCAATGTTCTAGGTTGTTGTAGTATATATTCCACCTTTTCAGTTTCTTTTGCAAATCGTGGAAGTTTTTGAATTTGTTCTGTTCGTAAAATTTCTCCTGATCTTCCCGATGGCTTCGTTCCACGGTGCCATTTTGAGCCGGTTTGCCTGGATCAATAAG
This window harbors:
- the scpB gene encoding SMC-Scp complex subunit ScpB, which codes for MHSHQDISELARIIEALLFVSGDPVSHKKLAAITKKDETTVVQACTELERMLEIRGLRILTKDNHVSLVTAPHYASYIEELIKAELWGDMSKAALETLTIIAYRHPISRPEIDYIRGVNSAFTLRNLLTRGLVERIHIKQDVRTYHYRPTVDFMKFLGLASFADLPEYETYRQELEAHTIAPQA
- a CDS encoding 4-alpha-glucanotransferase; its protein translation is MKVLMFGWELPPHNSGGLGTACAGLARALTMRDIELTFVLPRKVPIDTFGYRIIFAADQFGRDSSYIPGALSPYATTPGGWAHGIKGTRLIQGGTFINEVERYKIFAGAYATRVSFDVIHAHDWLSIPAGIEAKRVSGKPLVVHIHATEFDRTGNGNINQYVYEIERMGIQEADRVIAVSWFTKNILVNHYGADPDKIMVVHNGVDVPSSATISSYQHVLQAHRAAGKKIVLYVGRLTLQKGPDYFLRAAKDVLEREKNVLFVMVGSGDMEQQLIEEAARFAISDRFLFTGFLRGNELGSVFTAADLFVMPSVSEPFGIVPLESLIYGVPVLISKQSGISEVLRHALKVDFWDKDDMVNSIISVIRHQSLHATLSSLGRQEAYAQSWERAAEKCLRIYDSIKEQSITTV
- a CDS encoding alpha-amylase codes for the protein MSSVCFYFQVHQPLRIKPYRIFDIGHDHDYFNDNSDTNLNNKKILHKVAEKCYIPANEMLLSLLKRHPEFKVSFSISGIALEQFEQYAPHVLESFQKLVETGRVEILSETYYHSLASLSSPKEFARQIHQHRQKVYDVFNLWPDVFRNTELVYKNSIAEEVGKLGFKGMLMEGADHILGWRSPNYVYASRSDNFSIKLLLKNYRLSDDIAFRFGETSWHEYPLTAPKFAHWVNAHNGNGDVINLFMDYETFGEHQWKETGIFNFLSALPAEILKHPDNSFITPSEAIMHYPSVSELDVPHPVSWADIERDLSAWLSNPMQYDAMRAIYAMEEDVLRTKNPVLIADWRKLQTSDHFYYMCTKWFADGDVHAYFNPYTSPYEAFIAYMNVIADMNLRVESAPKYITWPVVMKKIQEFFNN
- the aspS gene encoding aspartate--tRNA ligase — its product is MENRTHIKDIVNKEGEEVTLAGWVDTRRDHGKLIFIDLRDTSDIAQIVFFAGNKGVYAIADTLRSEWVISVTGTVKKRPDNMVNEDLPTGKFELDVTGVEILNTAKTPPFSIAGDGYDIGEEHRMKYRYLDLRRARMQKNFALRSKAIKTIRDFLSARDFLEIETPLLTKSTPEGARDYLVPSRLQQGTFYALPQSPQQYKQLLMTAGFERYFQIARCLRDEDTRGDRQPEFTQLDMELAFTERENVMQLNEDLITHLVQKIAPEKIIQEMPFPRLTYKEAIEKYNSDRPDLRKDKEDPNLLAFCWIIDFPFFEKTDKGEWTFTHNPFSRPIPEHEEWLHAKEHIGDIITSQYDIALNGYEIAGGSIRNHKPELLEKVFEIMGFEKNHIEKEFGHMMEALSYGAPPHGGIAWGLDRLIALLTNEPNIREVIAFPKTGDGRDLMMNAPSPATEEQLNELGIRIIEEKK
- a CDS encoding glycoside hydrolase family 15 — translated: MANSFVLGNGTILLCFDAHGAVNDFYYPYVGSENHVGHGRTHRIGVWIDGEFSWMNDGSWNIEAGFERGTMASRIRAVNEGLQIEISFTDVVYNESNIFLRCAVVRNKDKKRREIRVFFSQQFSVGGTGFANTVYVHKDKKTVIHYKGRNVFLVSGMHAGTYFDDYSVGLAEVEGKEGTWKDAEDGILAKNAIEHGTVDSTIGFTLSIGADSEEDVYYWVTVGHTLGEATNLHEDVIKKTPAHIRESTIDYWHAWLSKRSFTFHGLSNKAADLFNTSLLVIRAHNDNHGGILASGDSVILQYGRDTYGYVWPRDGAITADALDKAGYFHIGERFYTFCNDLLSEDGYMLHKYNADRSFGSSWHPWLHDGKPQLAIQEDETALPLALLWNHYELTRDLEFVELIYNSFIVRAGQFLLDYRDPKTHLPLPSYDLWEERNGIHCFTASSVYGALVAVSRFAHLLGKEKDTVRFEKAAQLMKAAVLKYFYNKKEGYFIRSLWFEGTDMVEDTIIDSSSAYGIFRFGLLPSHDKRLVSAFGYTKEKLGVPLGDHWGLARYEGDMYYRVHNKQYPGNPWLVTTLWYVEYKISMAKTATDLEEIRSMLEWVADYTGGGGMLPEQINPYTGDPLSALPLTWSHSAYVLACIEYLKRLNALGLCITCYPIQNDL